In one window of Frigoriglobus tundricola DNA:
- a CDS encoding M16 family metallopeptidase, which yields MITPKKALLRPMGAVVCAALVFAPPVVGRDSRPVDPNAAQTVTSVEGVTEYRLPNGFRVLLYPDPTSPKVSVVCSVFVGSRHEGYGETGMAHLLEHMNFKGTPTHKEIKKALADRGADFNAATSFDQTCYYETLPGTDDNLEFAIRLEADRLVNSLLRHDDLAAEMTVVRNEFERNENSPATVLMQRVLGAAYEWHNYGKATIGNRCDIERVPLDRLAAFYYKHYRPENAMLVVAGKFDETRALGYAARYFGPLKNPAEKLDRTYTEEPAQDGERAVTLRRVGTTGVVAAAYHIPAASHPDFAPLVVLAQLLKSEPWGRLYKELVAAKKSSDVAVEAWNMHDPGLFLLSAGVNRDASAEEVRRVLLAAVESLGSNKVTVDEVRRARAELTNGWDRTSSHALAGGLREWAGCGDWRLLFLHRDRLKRVTADDVNRVAARYLVRSNRTVGEYVPTERPERAAVPAVRDPAAAVKDYAGGRPIAPGEEFDPTAENIAKRLRFATLASGVKAAFMPRKTRGETVTLQLTLRYGTEQSLTGLREACEFLPELMIRGARGRDYEAIDRELTELDSAALVAEGDIGVATFEIRGRREHLPRLVALLGAVLREPALSKEELETLKRATTERLRARLKEPNALAYRALVRKLHPYGKADLRYRPTLEESVARYEAVTVDQVRKLYATQVGGAHGELVVLGDFDPDEAARQVEAVLSDWKAGAPYRRIVSSNDTSRGGSFESIDTPDKASAVYYAAHLLAQRYTDPDYVALTVGNQILGRSGGSRLWDRVREKDGLSYTVYSSYSAGDLDPEGGFEVYAICNPANIAKVRTAVAEEIERLLKGGVTRAELEATKKALLDEWRTFSDREIITKLASDLVSGDSFAGFIERRRKLEALTVEQVNAALRKHLQPEKLVIVEAGDFRKPEARR from the coding sequence GTGATCACACCGAAAAAGGCACTCCTGCGGCCGATGGGCGCCGTGGTGTGTGCCGCGCTCGTGTTCGCGCCCCCGGTCGTGGGCCGGGACAGTCGCCCGGTAGATCCCAACGCCGCCCAAACGGTAACGTCCGTCGAGGGCGTGACCGAGTACCGCCTCCCGAACGGCTTCCGCGTCCTGCTCTACCCCGACCCGACCTCTCCGAAGGTGTCGGTCGTCTGTAGCGTCTTCGTCGGCTCGCGGCACGAAGGCTATGGGGAGACCGGCATGGCCCACCTGCTCGAACACATGAACTTCAAGGGCACACCGACCCACAAGGAGATCAAAAAGGCGCTCGCCGACCGCGGCGCCGACTTCAACGCGGCCACGTCGTTCGACCAGACCTGCTACTACGAGACCCTACCGGGGACCGACGACAACCTGGAGTTCGCCATCCGGCTGGAGGCCGACCGGCTGGTAAACAGCCTGCTCCGTCACGACGACCTGGCCGCGGAAATGACCGTCGTCCGCAACGAGTTCGAGCGGAACGAGAACAGCCCCGCCACGGTCCTGATGCAGCGGGTGCTGGGCGCGGCCTACGAGTGGCACAACTACGGCAAGGCGACCATCGGCAACCGCTGCGACATCGAGCGGGTGCCGCTCGACCGACTCGCGGCGTTTTACTACAAGCACTACCGCCCCGAGAACGCCATGCTCGTCGTGGCCGGGAAGTTCGACGAGACGCGCGCCCTGGGGTACGCCGCCCGCTATTTCGGGCCGCTGAAGAACCCCGCCGAGAAGCTCGACCGGACGTACACCGAGGAGCCGGCCCAGGACGGCGAGCGGGCCGTCACGCTGCGGCGCGTCGGCACGACCGGCGTGGTCGCCGCGGCCTACCACATCCCCGCCGCATCGCACCCCGACTTCGCGCCGCTGGTGGTTCTGGCGCAGCTCCTCAAGTCGGAACCGTGGGGCCGGCTCTACAAGGAGCTGGTCGCCGCGAAGAAGTCGTCCGACGTCGCGGTCGAGGCGTGGAACATGCACGATCCGGGCCTCTTCCTCCTCTCGGCCGGGGTGAACCGGGACGCGTCTGCCGAGGAGGTGCGCCGCGTGCTGCTCGCCGCGGTGGAGTCGCTCGGGAGCAACAAGGTGACGGTGGACGAGGTCCGGCGCGCCCGGGCCGAGCTGACCAACGGTTGGGACCGCACGAGCAGCCACGCCCTGGCCGGCGGCCTGCGCGAGTGGGCCGGGTGCGGCGACTGGCGGCTCCTGTTCCTCCACCGGGACCGGCTGAAGAGGGTCACGGCGGACGACGTGAACCGCGTGGCCGCCAGGTACCTGGTGCGCAGCAACCGCACCGTCGGCGAGTACGTGCCCACCGAGCGCCCCGAGCGGGCCGCGGTTCCCGCGGTCCGCGACCCGGCCGCCGCGGTGAAAGACTACGCCGGCGGCCGGCCCATCGCGCCCGGCGAGGAGTTCGACCCGACGGCCGAGAACATCGCGAAGCGGCTCCGGTTCGCGACCCTGGCCTCGGGGGTCAAGGCCGCGTTCATGCCCCGCAAGACGCGCGGCGAAACCGTCACCCTGCAGTTGACGCTCCGGTACGGCACCGAACAGTCGCTGACCGGGCTGCGCGAGGCGTGCGAGTTCTTGCCCGAGCTGATGATCCGGGGCGCCCGCGGGCGCGACTACGAGGCCATCGACCGCGAACTGACCGAACTGGACAGCGCCGCGCTCGTGGCGGAGGGCGACATCGGCGTCGCGACCTTCGAAATCCGGGGGCGGCGCGAGCACCTGCCCCGGCTCGTCGCGCTGCTCGGCGCGGTGCTCCGGGAACCGGCGCTCTCGAAAGAGGAGCTCGAGACGCTCAAGCGGGCGACCACCGAGCGCCTGCGGGCCCGACTCAAAGAGCCGAACGCGCTGGCCTACCGGGCGCTCGTGCGCAAGCTGCACCCCTACGGCAAGGCCGACCTGCGCTACCGCCCCACGCTCGAGGAATCGGTCGCCCGCTACGAGGCCGTCACCGTGGACCAGGTGCGCAAGCTCTACGCGACCCAGGTCGGCGGGGCGCACGGGGAGCTGGTCGTGCTCGGCGATTTCGACCCGGACGAGGCGGCGCGGCAGGTCGAAGCGGTACTCTCTGATTGGAAGGCGGGGGCGCCGTACCGGCGCATCGTGTCGTCGAACGACACCTCGCGGGGCGGCAGCTTCGAGTCCATCGACACGCCCGACAAGGCCAGCGCCGTCTACTACGCCGCGCACCTGTTGGCCCAGCGCTACACCGATCCGGACTACGTCGCGCTGACGGTGGGCAACCAGATCCTCGGTCGGTCCGGCGGGTCGCGCCTGTGGGACCGGGTCCGCGAGAAGGACGGGCTGTCCTACACCGTCTACTCGTCGTACTCCGCGGGCGACCTCGATCCGGAAGGCGGCTTCGAGGTCTACGCCATCTGTAACCCCGCGAACATCGCCAAGGTGCGCACCGCGGTGGCCGAGGAGATCGAGCGGCTCCTCAAGGGCGGGGTCACCCGTGCCGAACTGGAGGCGACCAAAAAGGCCCTCCTCGACGAGTGGCGAACGTTCAGCGACCGGGAGATCATTACCAAGTTGGCGAGCGACCTCGTCAGCGGGGACTCGTTCGCCGGCTTCATCGAGCGGCGCCGGAAGCTGGAGGCGCTGACGGTCGAACAGGTGAACGCGGCCCTCCGCAAGCACCTGCAGCCCGAGAAGCTGGTGATCGTTGAGGCCGGTGACTTCCGCAAGCCGGAGGCCCGGCGCTAA
- a CDS encoding tetratricopeptide repeat protein, giving the protein MTSQIVEDVLATRSELSAEQKGFLTQVLADYRAFAGEGAEDELARRRVAAAAFRVGKIEDRLGRREEAVAAFRQALQVYALLATEAPAASGYQESLADCHNNLGIELSGLGHTGEAEAHYREALAIRDRLAAGEPGVAEHRRSLGVGHYNLGNLLRDSGRNPEARDQLQRAVALRDELAARPPHSSDAQREWAAALTALANVLADLGERAEAERLYAKAVPVLEQLTGAAPLVAEYRRELASALNGQGNLLLERKDWAAARGHLRRALALRERLAADSPGAAEALRELAMTLANLAQLYVHTGDRAAADAHFRRALAHFEKLAADHPNTQSYQVELGNTYIGFGVFVYTGGGAAECLSWFDKAGQRLTAVHEKDPRHALAKRQLCNSYRARAIAYDRLERWREAVGAWDRAFELGTPEVQNQTRAGRAIALLHAGEISRAVADVEALRGTDGWTAEQLYNFACVCSVATKTLERKQELADRAMELLRAAVATGWNDVALTKQDTDLDPLRARDDFKKLLTELGAKHPPKK; this is encoded by the coding sequence ATGACCTCGCAGATCGTCGAAGATGTCCTCGCCACCCGGTCCGAACTCAGCGCGGAGCAAAAGGGGTTCCTCACCCAGGTCCTGGCCGACTACCGGGCGTTCGCCGGGGAGGGGGCCGAGGACGAACTCGCTCGGCGGCGGGTCGCGGCCGCCGCGTTCCGGGTTGGGAAGATCGAGGACCGGCTCGGTCGTCGAGAGGAGGCGGTCGCCGCGTTCCGCCAGGCCCTTCAAGTGTACGCACTCCTGGCAACGGAAGCTCCGGCCGCGTCGGGGTACCAGGAGAGCCTGGCCGACTGCCACAACAACCTGGGAATCGAACTCTCGGGGCTCGGCCACACGGGCGAGGCGGAGGCCCACTACCGAGAGGCCCTGGCGATCCGTGACCGGCTGGCCGCGGGCGAGCCGGGCGTCGCCGAACACCGCCGCTCACTGGGCGTTGGTCACTACAACCTGGGCAACCTGCTCCGCGATTCGGGACGCAACCCCGAGGCCCGGGACCAGTTGCAGCGGGCGGTTGCCCTCCGGGACGAATTGGCGGCCCGGCCCCCGCACTCTTCCGACGCCCAGCGCGAGTGGGCGGCCGCCCTCACCGCCCTGGCGAACGTGCTCGCGGACCTCGGGGAGCGGGCGGAAGCGGAACGGCTCTACGCGAAGGCGGTGCCCGTCCTGGAGCAACTGACGGGCGCGGCGCCGCTGGTGGCCGAATACCGACGCGAACTGGCCTCGGCCCTGAACGGCCAGGGGAACCTGCTCCTGGAGCGCAAGGACTGGGCCGCCGCCCGTGGGCACCTCCGCCGCGCACTGGCCCTCCGCGAGCGGTTGGCCGCCGATTCGCCGGGCGCGGCCGAGGCCCTCCGGGAACTGGCCATGACGCTCGCCAACCTGGCCCAACTGTACGTCCACACCGGCGACCGGGCAGCGGCCGACGCCCACTTCCGCCGCGCGCTGGCCCACTTCGAGAAGCTGGCGGCGGACCACCCGAACACGCAGAGTTACCAGGTGGAACTCGGCAACACCTACATCGGGTTCGGGGTCTTCGTGTACACCGGCGGCGGGGCGGCCGAGTGCCTGTCGTGGTTCGACAAAGCGGGCCAGCGGCTGACGGCGGTTCACGAGAAGGACCCGCGTCACGCCCTGGCGAAGCGCCAGCTGTGTAACAGCTACCGGGCCCGGGCCATCGCGTACGACCGGCTCGAGCGCTGGCGCGAGGCGGTGGGGGCCTGGGACCGCGCGTTCGAACTCGGCACACCCGAGGTCCAAAATCAGACCCGCGCCGGACGGGCAATCGCCCTTTTGCACGCGGGCGAGATCTCTCGGGCGGTGGCCGACGTTGAAGCCCTGCGGGGGACGGACGGCTGGACCGCCGAGCAATTGTACAACTTCGCATGTGTCTGTTCCGTCGCGACTAAGACCTTGGAGCGGAAGCAGGAACTCGCCGACCGGGCGATGGAGTTGTTGAGGGCGGCGGTCGCCACGGGGTGGAACGACGTGGCGTTAACGAAGCAGGACACGGACCTCGATCCGCTCCGCGCCCGCGACGACTTCAAGAAACTGCTCACCGAACTCGGGGCGAAGCACCCGCCGAAGAAATAG
- a CDS encoding serine/threonine-protein kinase, with the protein MDEQSLFVAALQLPPDQRAAYLDGVCAGNRPLRVRLERLLSADGHGLGILDRCTVVAPGTHRSVPLAPGQVFAEHYRLTRKLGEGGMGEVWAADQTAPVLRPVALKFLHNRYDPRSTAAARFLAEARITARLQHPGIPPVHHVDEAPSGRPFLVMKLIAGRTLDRLLVEQGTGSALWLGVFEAICQAVGYAHAQGVIHRDLKPSNVMVGAFGEVLVMDWGLAKVLGPGPDAPPAGADGESDPAVQPAAGTLEALTRTGLAMGTPAYMAPEQAAGQWDAVDSRSDVFGLGAILCALLTGRPPEPVTLTPAPTGAAEKTFARLAESPAPPELIALCRRCLAAEPADRPADGATVAAAVAELRAGPRNGRGKPNSNAPGPRSTPPNSESGAGWPFSAPGRWRSSF; encoded by the coding sequence GTGGACGAGCAGTCGCTTTTCGTAGCCGCCCTTCAGCTCCCACCCGACCAGCGGGCGGCCTATCTGGATGGGGTCTGCGCTGGTAACCGTCCGTTACGGGTGCGGCTGGAGCGGCTCCTCTCGGCCGACGGGCACGGGCTCGGCATTCTCGATCGCTGTACCGTCGTCGCGCCCGGGACGCACCGGTCCGTTCCGCTCGCGCCCGGACAGGTGTTCGCCGAGCACTACCGGCTGACCCGAAAGCTCGGTGAGGGCGGCATGGGTGAGGTCTGGGCCGCCGACCAGACCGCGCCGGTACTCCGCCCGGTCGCCCTCAAGTTCCTCCACAACCGGTACGACCCGCGCTCGACGGCGGCGGCCCGGTTCCTCGCCGAAGCGCGGATCACGGCCCGGCTCCAGCACCCGGGCATCCCGCCCGTCCACCACGTCGACGAGGCGCCGAGCGGGCGCCCGTTCCTCGTCATGAAGCTGATCGCGGGGCGCACCCTGGACCGGTTGCTCGTGGAACAAGGGACCGGCTCGGCGCTGTGGCTCGGGGTGTTCGAAGCGATCTGCCAGGCGGTCGGGTACGCGCACGCCCAGGGCGTCATCCACCGCGACCTGAAGCCGTCGAACGTCATGGTCGGGGCGTTCGGAGAAGTGCTGGTCATGGACTGGGGGCTCGCCAAGGTCCTGGGGCCGGGGCCCGACGCGCCCCCCGCGGGTGCGGACGGAGAGTCCGACCCGGCCGTCCAACCGGCCGCCGGGACGCTCGAGGCCCTCACCCGCACCGGGCTGGCAATGGGAACGCCGGCGTACATGGCCCCCGAGCAAGCCGCGGGTCAGTGGGACGCGGTCGACTCCCGGTCAGACGTCTTCGGGCTGGGCGCCATCCTGTGCGCCCTCCTGACCGGGCGGCCGCCGGAACCGGTGACCCTCACACCGGCCCCCACCGGTGCCGCCGAGAAAACGTTCGCCCGGCTCGCCGAGAGCCCGGCGCCGCCGGAGCTGATCGCGCTGTGCAGGCGGTGCCTCGCGGCCGAGCCCGCCGACCGCCCGGCCGACGGTGCGACCGTCGCGGCCGCGGTGGCCGAGTTGCGCGCGGGGCCGAGGAACGGGCGCGGCAAGCCGAACTCGAACGCGCCCGGGCCGAGGTCCACGCCACCGAACAGCGAAAGCGGCGCCGGCTGGCCCTTCTCGGCGCCGGGGCGCTGGCGGTCGTCCTTCTGA
- a CDS encoding sulfotransferase family protein: protein MTPSTTPSPFHVPPVLDVLGGLVQRFGAFWLGLGRLETHLLAQELRSTPLTQPIYVCGLARSGSTLLHEVLAAQPEVATHRVKDFPLLFTPYWWRRASANLRPTAPRERPHRDRVWITSDSPDALEEMLWMAFFPRCHDPSVCNRLTAQTRHPAFEHFYQAHVRKLLLAERARRYVAKANYHVARLSYLVRLFPDARFVIPVRAPAGHIASLVRQHAWFCRGQRRHRRSLAYMRRSGHFEFGLDRRPLNLGEPERVREVLRAWEAGEEVRGWALYWTMMYEHLAHVLATDARVRAATIVVRFETLCEAPERALRTILKHCALPDDQRALARFAAGIQPPDYYPNPLSPADLDLIRQETAPAANQWGY, encoded by the coding sequence GTGACCCCTTCGACGACTCCGTCGCCGTTTCATGTGCCACCGGTCCTGGACGTTCTCGGCGGACTGGTCCAGCGCTTCGGGGCGTTCTGGCTCGGGCTGGGCCGGTTGGAAACGCACCTTCTCGCCCAGGAGCTGCGCTCGACCCCTCTGACCCAGCCGATTTACGTTTGCGGCCTTGCCCGCTCGGGCAGCACGCTGCTGCACGAGGTGCTCGCCGCGCAGCCCGAGGTTGCCACTCACCGCGTCAAGGACTTCCCCCTGCTCTTCACCCCGTACTGGTGGCGGCGGGCGTCGGCCAACCTGCGGCCCACGGCCCCGCGCGAGCGCCCCCACCGCGACCGGGTGTGGATCACCTCGGACAGTCCCGACGCCCTCGAAGAAATGCTCTGGATGGCGTTTTTTCCGCGCTGCCACGACCCGTCTGTCTGCAACCGGCTCACCGCCCAGACCCGCCACCCGGCCTTCGAGCATTTTTATCAGGCCCACGTCCGGAAACTGCTCCTGGCCGAGCGCGCCCGGCGGTACGTCGCCAAGGCCAACTACCACGTCGCGCGCCTCTCCTATCTCGTTCGTCTCTTTCCCGACGCGCGGTTCGTGATCCCCGTGCGTGCGCCGGCGGGCCACATCGCCTCGCTGGTCCGGCAGCACGCCTGGTTCTGTCGGGGCCAGCGACGGCACCGCCGGTCCCTGGCGTACATGCGGCGGTCGGGTCATTTCGAGTTCGGTCTGGACCGCCGGCCGTTGAATCTCGGCGAGCCGGAGCGCGTCCGGGAGGTGCTTCGCGCCTGGGAAGCCGGGGAAGAAGTGCGCGGCTGGGCGTTGTACTGGACAATGATGTACGAGCACCTCGCTCACGTGCTCGCCACCGACGCGCGGGTCCGGGCGGCGACGATAGTCGTGCGTTTCGAGACGCTGTGTGAGGCCCCGGAACGCGCGCTCCGGACGATTCTGAAGCACTGCGCCCTTCCGGACGATCAGCGTGCCCTCGCGCGGTTCGCTGCCGGGATACAGCCACCAGACTATTACCCCAATCCGCTCTCCCCGGCCGACCTCGACCTGATCCGCCAGGAAACGGCCCCGGCGGCCAACCAGTGGGGCTATTGA
- a CDS encoding beta strand repeat-containing protein, which translates to MLHVLFRAMLRGARRRVMKTKAQPSFKLNRFTPALESLTDRALPSVTATFTAAAGTLTVVGDNLDNTITVSRNAAGQILVNGGAVAAQGGTPTVANTTLVQVFGQGGNDTITMNETNGALPAADLFGGDGNDTLTGGSGNDMLFGGAGNDTLFGKGGNDLLFGGDGNDVLVGGSGDDQVFGGAGNDQMVWNPGDGTDLNEGGDGTDTVVVNGSNAAETFTATANGTRVRLDRTTPAPFSLDIGTTENLVVNMNGGDDTFVGGNGLAPLIHLTVDGGAGNDTITGGDGNDTLIGGDGSDTIDGGRGNDVVLMGAGNDTFVWNPGDGSDTVEGQGGADTLVFNGSNVSENVTISANGSRVRLTRDVANITMDLDGIEAIDFTARGGADTVTLNDTSGTSLKALNVDLAGAPGTGTGDGQSDHIILNGTNHADNVSVTGSGGAVSVTGLPAAVNITGAEATDALTVNLLGGNDQFSAAALGTAIALVVDGGAGNDTITGSNFADTLIGGDGNDTIDGGRGNDVVLMGAGNDTFVWNPGDGSDTVEGQGGSDTLVFNGSNVSENVTVSANGSRVRLTRDVASIIMDLNGIETIDFNAMGGADAVTVGDLTGTDLKNVQLNLSNQPHDRVTVNGTAGNDTITAATKDGAVVVSGLAARVRVTGIDAGLDQLALNGLGGDDTINASKLQANLVQLTLSGGDGNDTLTGSAGNDTIDGGRGNDVVLMGAGNDTFVWNPGDGSDTVEGQGGSDTLVFNGSNVSENVTVSANGSRVRLTRDVANITMDLNGIEGIVFNALGGADNVTVNDLTGTGVKNVQVNLGGTIGSTTGDGQADTVIVNGTSQNDTLSVSGSGGQAQVLGLAATVTVTGAEPANDTLQINTLAGDDVVDATGLAASAIKLNANGGDGDDVLIGGSGNDVLTGGAGDDILIGGPGSDTLDGGPGNNILIP; encoded by the coding sequence ATGTTGCACGTGTTGTTCCGCGCCATGCTCCGCGGCGCCCGGCGCCGGGTCATGAAGACGAAGGCGCAACCGTCGTTCAAACTCAACCGGTTCACACCCGCACTCGAATCCCTCACGGACCGCGCTCTGCCCTCCGTGACCGCCACATTTACGGCCGCGGCTGGAACGCTCACCGTCGTCGGAGACAATCTGGACAACACCATTACTGTGAGTCGCAATGCCGCTGGGCAGATCCTGGTCAACGGCGGCGCGGTCGCGGCCCAGGGCGGCACGCCGACCGTCGCCAACACCACACTCGTTCAGGTCTTCGGCCAGGGCGGGAACGACACGATCACCATGAACGAAACCAACGGCGCGCTGCCGGCGGCGGACCTCTTCGGCGGGGACGGCAACGACACCCTCACGGGCGGGTCCGGCAACGACATGCTGTTCGGTGGAGCGGGTAACGACACACTGTTCGGCAAGGGCGGTAACGACCTGCTGTTCGGTGGCGACGGCAACGATGTCCTCGTCGGCGGCTCAGGTGACGATCAGGTGTTCGGCGGCGCGGGCAACGACCAGATGGTCTGGAACCCCGGCGACGGCACGGACCTGAACGAGGGCGGCGACGGCACCGACACGGTCGTGGTGAACGGCAGCAACGCCGCCGAGACCTTCACCGCCACCGCCAACGGCACGCGCGTGCGCCTCGACCGCACCACCCCGGCCCCGTTCAGCCTCGACATCGGCACCACCGAGAACCTCGTCGTCAACATGAACGGCGGCGACGACACGTTCGTCGGGGGCAACGGTCTGGCGCCGCTGATCCACCTCACGGTCGACGGCGGCGCGGGGAACGACACCATCACCGGCGGGGACGGCAACGACACCCTCATCGGCGGGGACGGCAGCGACACGATCGACGGGGGGCGGGGTAACGACGTGGTGCTGATGGGCGCGGGCAACGACACGTTCGTGTGGAACCCCGGCGACGGCAGCGACACGGTCGAGGGCCAGGGCGGCGCCGACACCCTGGTCTTCAACGGCTCCAACGTGAGCGAGAACGTCACCATCTCGGCCAACGGGTCGCGGGTCCGGCTCACGCGGGACGTGGCGAACATCACCATGGACCTCGACGGGATCGAAGCGATCGACTTTACCGCCCGCGGCGGGGCCGACACGGTCACGCTCAACGACACAAGTGGCACCAGCCTGAAGGCGCTCAACGTCGATCTCGCGGGCGCACCGGGCACGGGAACGGGCGACGGGCAGAGCGACCACATCATCCTGAACGGCACCAACCACGCCGATAACGTGAGCGTCACCGGCTCAGGCGGCGCCGTTTCGGTGACCGGACTACCGGCGGCCGTAAACATCACGGGGGCCGAAGCGACGGACGCCCTCACGGTGAACCTGCTCGGCGGGAACGATCAGTTTTCCGCTGCCGCGCTCGGCACGGCAATCGCTCTGGTCGTCGACGGCGGAGCCGGTAACGACACCATTACCGGCAGCAACTTCGCGGACACGCTCATTGGCGGTGACGGCAACGACACGATCGACGGGGGGCGCGGTAACGACGTGGTGCTGATGGGCGCGGGCAACGACACGTTCGTGTGGAACCCGGGCGACGGGAGCGACACGGTCGAGGGCCAGGGCGGGTCGGACACCCTGGTCTTTAACGGCTCCAACGTGAGCGAGAACGTCACCGTCTCGGCCAACGGGTCGCGGGTCCGGCTCACGCGGGACGTGGCGAGCATCATCATGGACCTCAACGGGATCGAAACGATCGACTTTAACGCGATGGGCGGGGCCGATGCCGTCACCGTCGGCGACCTCACCGGCACCGACCTCAAGAACGTGCAGCTCAACCTCAGCAACCAGCCGCACGACCGCGTGACCGTCAACGGCACTGCGGGTAACGACACCATTACCGCGGCGACCAAAGACGGTGCGGTGGTAGTCTCCGGGCTGGCGGCCCGGGTGCGGGTGACCGGGATCGACGCCGGCCTCGACCAGCTCGCCCTCAACGGGCTCGGCGGGGACGACACCATCAACGCCAGCAAACTGCAAGCGAACCTGGTGCAGCTCACCCTGTCCGGCGGCGACGGCAACGACACGCTCACCGGTAGCGCCGGGAACGACACGATCGACGGGGGGCGGGGTAACGACGTGGTGCTGATGGGCGCGGGCAACGACACGTTCGTGTGGAACCCCGGCGACGGCAGCGACACGGTCGAGGGCCAGGGCGGGTCGGACACCCTGGTCTTTAACGGCTCCAACGTGAGCGAGAACGTCACCGTCTCGGCCAACGGGTCGCGGGTCCGGCTCACGCGGGACGTGGCGAACATCACCATGGACCTGAACGGGATCGAGGGGATCGTGTTCAACGCGCTGGGCGGGGCCGACAACGTCACGGTCAACGATCTGACCGGGACCGGTGTGAAGAACGTTCAGGTCAACCTCGGCGGCACCATTGGCAGCACCACGGGTGATGGGCAAGCCGACACCGTGATTGTCAACGGTACGAGCCAGAACGACACACTTTCCGTGTCCGGCAGCGGCGGACAGGCTCAGGTCCTCGGATTGGCTGCAACGGTCACAGTCACGGGTGCGGAACCGGCCAACGATACGCTGCAGATCAACACGCTGGCGGGAGACGACGTGGTCGACGCCACGGGCCTGGCGGCCTCGGCCATCAAACTCAACGCCAACGGCGGCGACGGTGACGATGTCCTCATCGGTGGGAGCGGGAACGATGTCCTCACCGGCGGCGCGGGCGACGACATTCTGATCGGCGGTCCGGGCTCCGATACTCTCGACGGCGGACCCGGCAACAACATCCTTATCCCGTGA
- a CDS encoding ECF-type sigma factor, whose translation MSDITRVLKAVEQGDSGAVEQFWALVYEELRRLASAQLAREQPGQTLDVTALVHEAYLRLAVDQEHPFDNRRHFFAAAARAMRRILVDAARRKGRDKRGGGRCREFPDLDALHASGTPEEVLALHEALDRFAAVDPVLARLVELRFFVGLTLSQAAGCLDISPSTADRGWRYARAWLYADMTGAGGTDGSDE comes from the coding sequence ATGAGCGACATCACCCGCGTTCTCAAGGCCGTCGAGCAGGGCGACTCGGGCGCCGTCGAGCAGTTCTGGGCGCTCGTCTACGAAGAGCTCCGCCGCCTCGCGTCCGCGCAGCTCGCCCGCGAGCAGCCCGGTCAAACGCTCGACGTCACGGCTCTGGTCCACGAAGCTTACCTCCGGCTGGCGGTCGATCAGGAGCACCCCTTCGACAACCGCCGCCACTTCTTTGCGGCCGCCGCACGGGCCATGCGCCGTATTTTGGTGGACGCCGCTCGCCGCAAGGGGCGCGACAAGCGGGGCGGCGGCCGGTGCCGGGAGTTCCCTGACCTCGACGCCCTGCACGCCAGCGGAACGCCCGAAGAGGTTCTGGCCCTGCACGAGGCTCTGGACCGGTTCGCCGCAGTCGATCCGGTGCTGGCCCGACTGGTCGAACTTCGCTTCTTCGTCGGGCTCACTCTGAGCCAGGCCGCCGGATGTCTGGACATCTCCCCGTCCACCGCCGACCGCGGTTGGAGGTACGCCCGTGCCTGGTTGTACGCCGACATGACCGGCGCGGGCGGTACCGACGGGTCGGACGAGTGA
- a CDS encoding RNA polymerase sigma factor, which produces MFPHNSCALLMGRLRDGEDAAAREVFVRFAARLAGVARCHLDARLAVKVDPEDVVQSAYKSFFIRQRDGELDVGTWDGLWGLLTMITLRKCADRAAYYRAGKRDVSRETAGGSGDSGPAVAELALDREPLPDEAAALAETVDVLFRTINDPDERSVLELSLQGHTATEISALLGRAERSVRRLREHIRKRLERLRAGAE; this is translated from the coding sequence ATGTTCCCACACAATTCTTGTGCCCTGCTGATGGGGCGGCTCCGGGACGGAGAGGACGCCGCCGCACGGGAGGTGTTCGTCCGGTTCGCCGCGCGCCTGGCGGGGGTGGCCCGCTGTCACCTGGACGCCCGGTTGGCGGTGAAGGTCGATCCCGAGGACGTGGTGCAATCGGCCTACAAGAGCTTCTTCATCCGGCAGCGCGACGGGGAACTGGACGTCGGCACCTGGGACGGCCTTTGGGGCCTGCTCACCATGATCACCCTGCGCAAGTGCGCGGACCGGGCCGCGTACTACCGCGCGGGGAAACGGGACGTGTCCCGCGAGACCGCCGGCGGGAGCGGCGACAGCGGCCCGGCGGTCGCCGAGCTGGCGCTCGACCGCGAGCCGCTCCCGGACGAGGCCGCGGCTCTGGCGGAAACGGTGGACGTGCTGTTCCGGACCATCAACGACCCGGACGAGCGGTCGGTCCTCGAACTGAGCTTGCAGGGGCACACGGCCACCGAGATCAGCGCGCTCCTGGGCCGGGCGGAGCGGTCCGTGCGCCGCCTCCGCGAGCACATCCGGAAGCGCCTGGAGCGCTTACGGGCCGGGGCCGAGTGA